From the Populus nigra chromosome 13, ddPopNigr1.1, whole genome shotgun sequence genome, the window taaaaaaatattcatatgaatATAGGGCTATGtatattgtaaataaaatatttttctaatatttatataataaacttttaaaaaaataataaccaactaaaaaaatataaaaaaatacccacatttaaaaaataaagaaaaaaacagcccTTGGAATCCGCTCCCATTTCATTAGAAAGACCATTATTCCTAACCCCAATCCCATCACCAGCACAACCTCCACCCCCTTCACCACTCTGCATTAGCAATTGGTCGTCCTCATCCAAAGGCAGCCTCTCATCAGCAATTGATCATACCCATCCAAAGGCAGCGTGCTTTCTCGGATGCTTGCGCTATTGTCCTTCATGTTTATTTCTGCTCCTATTATTCTTGAttcatttttcatctttatCCTCCATACTTCACTACTCGCAACCGCTACTTCTTTTTCTTGCCAACGCGTAATCCATTTTTTGTGGTTGGATTTGCTGTTTCAGGTTGGCCATGATATTGcttgccttttctttcttcaatcaCTTTCTTACTCAGTTATGGGCTTGGATGCAGGAACAGTGAGCTCCAAGCCATATCTCTACAATCTCATATATATGCCTTCACAAAGGGTTATGAGTGCTTTTTTGTGGTCCTTCGAGAAGCCTTTCTCAAGTCTTTTGAAGTTAGATCTCAAATCGTCTGGCCTTGTCCCCTAGTAAGGAAGATTGTGAGGCTCGTCGTGCTTGGAGGGGCTGGAGGCGGCAAGAAAGATCCAGACAGAGATAAGATCTCAAATCTACCATGGAGAGTCACCCGGGTCTCGCCCGAGTTTGCCCGGGTCATGGGTCGACCCACCAGGTCGACCGGGTTTGGCTAGGTCATTGCATAGGCCGATCTTTTGATAAACCCGAACCGGTCTAGCCACCAAGTCGACccggtcccgggtcgacccgctaggccggtccgggtttaataagtAAAGCCCTTACTCATTCAATCAGTACACTCACTCTTGCCCCTTCTCTCCCTTACTCATCCTTAAAAAACACCTCCTTTTCAGACTGATAGCCCAATGCATCGACACGACCAAAAAAATTCGAGTTATTGTTACCCGAGCAGGCCTTGCAGGCCTAGCTGCCGCAACCAGGCTCAACTCCCAAAAACATCCCTTTCCTCCTGCTCGAGGCTTCAGATGCTGTTGGCTGCCGAGTTTGGACTGATGTTGTTGATGGCTCCTACCTTGACCGAGGCTTCCAAATCTTCATCATTGCATATCGTGAGGCCCAAAAACTTCTGGACTATAAGAAGCCATTGGATCTATCTACAGAAGAGTTCTAGATGATGTTCTAAATATTACATCCTATGTGCACATGGATGCAGAAGGCTTTCTAACTTTCCATTGAGTAAATTCAAATGCACACAGGTGCATCAATTAATGGTAAGAAATAATGATCCCACGTGTCTTCTGCTGGTTTTCCTGACTGAAGTTCGAACTGAACAAGTAAAACGCAACCACAAATGCCCCCTTCGAAGTCCTCTCCCTCAACTCTTAATGGTTGCATCCTTTCTTCAAGAATAACGTTTGAGAACCTGAAATAAACTTCTACAAAGCAATTTTTAATCAATGATATGTGACTAGAAATTTGCCAATGGTCAAATGTTAGTTCATTAAAAGTGCCAACATATCTCTAGCATAACCCTTCCTTACATATATTTAACATTTAATGTAATTGGCCAATTGTAAATGACAATTTACGAGCAGAAGACCTCCACTGACTCTTTCTTCAAATAGGGCTTCTATATGGTTTTGGTTGAACAgaaaatttggttaaaattcTCTGTATACCACTTACGattcttgacaaaaaaaaaaaacaggtaatgATTACATTAACCATCATGTATACTGAGATTTGGACATTCTTCAAAGTTTGCTGTTCATGTTGATGGGACAAATACACAGAATAGGAGCATCACTAACATAGAGATAGATATTGTGTTTAAAAATCTATGAAAAGGAAACGATAAATCAATGTTGATATCAGTTGGTATCAGCTGCTAACCTGAATTCCAGCCAGCTCAAGTTTAAATCCCTTGGCCAAGAGATCATCAACTGCCTTCTCCGTATCAAATGTGATAAATCCCGAACCCACGAGAACAATTGGTGGAGTGGTCCCGCATGATCTGATGTTCTGTAACCTCTCCGAAAGTAAACAATTTCTTGAACTCATCTGTCCATTACAATAGATAAATCAAATGCCCAAACAGTCAAACAATGCCCACAGTAATGGAAGGTAActgttagggctctaggcgcggggacgtgccaacgaaggcacactacctagaattcggcagcgatggacagcggcagccttgcataggcagaaatgaattcggcaagcagcgtgcaatgatctatgcgagtctttgagctacgacttggcatggatgtgggggcttagatactggaccttctaagtcagcagctgacgcagcagaacaggcagttgggactgccaagtagacagccaggaaatgggggaagtggcagcttcatgggaggcaaaacgtgggagcataactggggtgttctccatgccactaagtcctggaaacatgggatcatgggtaagaggtagtgctccactatgtcctgaaaacatgggatcatgggatggaggaagtgctccactaggtcccgaaaatgggggataatggggggggagcctgcagctcatgtatgtctataaataggcttgccaagcctctgttgtggtagcatgcgattttgtgcatagcacacacactcttgttgtatattcctttgttgatgagataaataaaggttgagagggattcttgtaatcttgttgtgcttgcttgtgttggtttccttgtttgcgacgaagctattgtgagaacctctttgggtgagcgaaacacatagtcgtagggaaacacgagcgaaaagagtgaggcaaggctgagtctagtcgggactagactgccgcattgggttgaatttcgttgcgaaaaatttaaccccgtgacaattggtatcagagcacggtTGATTCTAACAACGTGCAGCAGAAGTCATGGAAGCTATTCGGGAACGGTTGACGCGTCTTGAGACTTTGATAGGGTCGgaggaagaagacgaagaacgtTCTATTATGGATCGCTTGAAGGAAGCTATGGAAAGCGCTGAAAGGGCTGAGAGCCTGTATATTTCTCTTGCGGCAGAATCGAGTGAACGATTGGCTGCTGCCGAAGAGACGATTGCCATTCTAAAGAGGGCAGTGACAAACGCTCCTATTGGGGTAAGTAATTCGAAACCTAAAGTGCCTGAACCAAAGTGTTTTGGTGGAGCAAGAAGTTCCAAAGAGCTGGAGAATTTCTTGTGGGATATGGAGCAATACTTTAGTGTTGCGAAGATTGGTGCGGCTGAACAAGTGGATCTTACCGTGATGtatctcacgggtgatgcgaagCTTTGGTGGCGAACGAGAACCAAAGAGGACTTAAGTGCTGGACGTCCAAAGATTGAGACGTGGAATTGTCTCAAGCGGGAGCTGAAAGAGCAGTTCCTTCCGAACAACACGTCGTGGATTGCGCGGGAGGAACTTAAAAGACTCAAACATGACAGGTCAGTTCGTGATTATGTTAAGTCTTTCAGTTCTTTGATTCTCGACATCGAGAATATGTCCGAGGAGGACAGGCTATTCAACTTCATGTCCGGATTGCAAACTTGGGCGCAAGCGGAACTAAGGCGACAGAATGTAAAGGATCTGTCCTCCGCTATTGCTGCTGCGGACagcttgattgattttaaatcaactacTAGAGAGGGCTATACATCAACCTCCTTCAAGTCTAAAGGAAGAAACAAGGAGGAAAGAACGAGGAAGAAGTTCGGTGGGGGTGCATCGAGGGCTACTGCCGCGGAGAAGGGCAAGGCCAAGTTTATGGGTGCACAAGGTAAGAGTACTAAACCGAACTTTACTTGCTTCATTTGTGATGGTCCTCACTTTGCGAGGGAATGTCCAAAGAGGGAGAAGTTGAATGCTATTCGGGCTGGGGATAGCGATGAGAGGGAAGTCAGGGGCTACGGACAATCTAATGTATGTGAAGATTGTGGTAAATGGCAAAGACGTGAATGCTATGCTGGATTCAGGTGCAACGCACACGTTTGTGGCAGATCGGCTGGTGAAAGAACTTGGCCTGCGGCTGAGTGACAGCCACACATCCATGAAGGCAGTAAACTCAAAGGCACAGAGGATTGCTGGGATGTCTTACGATGTGCCGATAACGCTGGATCAGTGGAGAGGTAAGCATGATGTGCTGGTCGTAAATCTTGACGATTACGATATTATTCTTGGCCTAGATTTCTTACGAAAAGCCAAGGTTGTCTTGATGCCTTATctcaatggaatgatgattgCAAGTGAGGGATGCCCTTGTTTCGTCCCATGTTGTAATGTCGCAGCTGCGAATGTGGTGAAAAAGGGGAAGAGCTTGGTCTCGGCAATTGCTATTGATAAAGCATTGCGGAAAGGAGGGGAAGTGTTTCTGGCAACAATAGTTGACGAGAAGGTAGACCATTGTGGTGAGGTGCCGAAAGAAATTGCTAGCGTGCTGCAGCAATTCGAAGATGTGATGCCGCCTCAGCTACCCAAGAAACTCCCGCCTAGGAGGGCCATTGACCATCGAATTGAGCTGGTGCCAGGGGCAAAGCCACCATCTCAAGCCCCTTACCGAATGTCGCCAAGGGAATTGGCAGAATTGAGGAAACAATTGGAAGAGCTGATTAACTCAGGGTTTGTCCGGCCTTCCAAGGCTCCGTATGGTGCTCCGGTTTTGTTCCAAAAGAAGGCGGATGGAAGCCTTCGCATGTGTGTGGACTACCGAGCACTTAACAAGGTAACAATCAAGAACAAATATCCTGTTCCTTTAATTCAGGATTTGATGGACAGATTGTGTGGAGCCTCAATCTTTACAAAATTGGACTTGCGATCGGGGTATTGGCAAGTGCGGGTTGCTGATGGTGATGAGCATAAAACTACTTGTGTGACAAGGTATGGCTCCTATGAGTTTCTAGTTATGCCATTTGGCCTAACAAATGCTCCAGCAACATTTTGTAATCTAATGAATGACGTGTTATATGATTTCTTAGACAATTTTGTTGTAGTCTACTTAGATGACATTGTAATCTATAGTAGAGGCATTGAAGATCATGTAACTCATCTCTCTAAAGTCCTAAGTAGGTTGAGAGAATATGAATTgtatgtaaagagagaaaagcgtgagtttgcaaaagctgaaattaTGTTCCTAGGCCACTTGATTGGGGAAGGACAAGTGAAGATGGATCCAAGGAAGATTCAAGCCATTGTTGAATGGacaacaccaaaatctgtcccggaattgagatcatttttggggcttgcaaactactacagacgattcattgagggttatagcAAGAAGACAACTCCTCTCTCGGATCTTCTCAAGAAGAGTCGGAGATGGGAATGGACGGTTGACTGTCAGCAAGCTTTTGAGAAGCTGAAGACAGCGGTAGCGTCAGCTCCAGTCTTGGGGCTGCCTGATTTTGAGAAGCCATTTGAAGTGCATACGGATGCTTCGGATAGGGCTATTGGTGGAGTGCTGGTGCAAGATGGACATCCGGTTGCTTTCGAGAGTCGGAAGCTAAATGATGCGGAACAGAATTACTCGACGCATGAGAAAGAAATGACGGCAGTAGTGCACTGCCTTGGCATATGGAGAGTATATCTGTTAGGGCCGAAATTTGTTGTCAAGACTGACAATGTTGCCAACACATTCTTCTGGACGCAGAAGAAATTGTCGCAGCGACAAGCTCGGTGGCAGGAATTCTTGGCCGAATATGATTTTGTATGGAAGCACAAACCAGGAAGCCACAATCAGGTTGCGGATGCACTTAGCAGACGCGAAGTAATCGCTACTGTTCTTGCTATTGTTCAGGTGGAGTCGGACATGCTGTGTCGACTTCGTCAAGCTGCGGGGGAGGATGCAGCGTACAAGAAATTGGTTAAGCTTGTACAAGAAGGGACAATACGGAGGTATTGGTTGGAACAAGACTTACTCTATGCAAAGGGGGGTCGAATCTTCGTGCCAAAGGGAGAGCTGCGGAAACACTTATTGATGGAGACTCATGATCCGCAGTGGGCTGGACATCCAGGTAGAGAAAGGATGGTTGCTCTCCTGTCGCAGACTTATTATTGGCCGAAGATGGAGGAAGATGTAGAACTTTATGTCAGGACTTGTCTAGTGTGCCAACAAGACAAGACGTTACGGCAGCATGAGGCAGGCTTGTTACagccgctgccgattccagaaaGGCCTTGGGTATCGGTCTCAATGGATTTCGTTGTTGGTTTTCCAAAGGTGGATGGCATGAACACAATCATGGTTGTTGTGGACAGATTCACTAAGTATGCGGTGTTTGTCGTTGCCCCGACGGTGTGTACAGCCGAAGTGGCCGCTGAATTATTCTACCGCAACGTGGTGAAATACTTTGGAGTACCTTCAGACATTGTAAGTGATCGTGATGTGA encodes:
- the LOC133670432 gene encoding heterogeneous nuclear ribonucleoprotein 1-like is translated as MNDRKTGQPRGFGFVTYSDPSAVDQVVQDTHIINGKQVEIKRTIPKGAAGSKDFKTKKIIMSSRNCLLSERLQNIRSCGTTPPIVLVGSGFITFDTEKAVDDLLAKGFKLELAGIQKFISGSQTLFLKKGCNH